In a genomic window of Hippoglossus stenolepis isolate QCI-W04-F060 chromosome 15, HSTE1.2, whole genome shotgun sequence:
- the snx19a gene encoding sorting nexin-19a isoform X2, with protein MPSSKSSDHWTLSELLGQRRLLGLGALLAWLFLFHLLVNVWLLCIFTSLLVVLGGWLGSRAVLDANSLLHLEHFLPLGGIHAPLCSPEHEWRLNHEIDSAVHKAVRDFVSSWYRTLLPEVEGEFERAVRNSMLESVMELKERARRLDRKALVQRLLELYGCHLQSYMTARQIQSTHREVFSLWQLYSEVDAPHPAVSSEAVELRYSRALVNLVLHVLVPYPQMETRTGGYMVTELITCNVLLPLISRVSDPDWLNQTIVEIITRSKEPQDELPTAALYRCQIQQDSWTTCRSLSSSEQAGLSSISSSELEDQQSLSLTNDQDSSQSSLVSLTSMDKLESCHAGLLTPCKVSCCTLPSAHYSQSSESKMISLESLIQSDSEEDLTGGFFDCGPPTNFCSVSPLRDDEAFGCFGHLKNLGPKVVMPEDSQWPAGIAQEKSPSCSPKRLNSYNSDSPNNQAAPVHVQNVQISGTVAAKELRGTGAHPYTLYTVKFETLAEAECAASLQSAASHTVNRRYSEFLNLQTRLEEKPEVKKLIKNVKGPKKMFPDLSFGNADSERVEARKSQLDTFLRQLNNIPETANSEDMQEFLAVNTDVCTYFGRKPFAKSRIDKMMENALDTLKTAFPYPESLSPTEEFEGDTDVRTLDHRKSRRSMFQSKISPSLNIPDLHPKVTYCFSEGSPVLNGMTLSGLENFVTEQERLLCGQNEKEAARQSSGQPAKDRRTSGKSHGTDTAVADVVLNILCLLMKDQWSWLCTENIQKTIRLLFGTFIERWLDVGVAHLTSAPCWVIYLQVLQEAVWPGGTLPAQPRPERSAAERAETKEQCLDCLVQLLPELITDMLGNEKYRLSLETMLESLQDHQINKHLIYCICDLLLEFLIPESCDEAFQRSLLQSLAKDTEKDSPH; from the exons ATGCCTTCCTCCAAGAGCTCCGATCACTGGACTTTATCAGAGTTACTCGGGCAGAGGAGGCTGTTAGGCCTCGGAGCTCTCCTGGCAtggctcttcctcttccacctcctcgtCAACGTTTGGCTGCTCTGCATCTTCACCAGTCTCTTAGTGGTCCTCGGGGGTTGGCTCGGGTCTCGCGCTGTGCTGGACGCAAACAGCCTCCTCCACCTGGAGCATTTCTTGCCTCTTGGCGGCATCCACGCACCGCTGTGTTCACCCGAACACGAGTGGAGGTTGAACCACGAGATCGACAGTGCCGTCCACAAAGCGGTGCGTGACTTTGTGTCCTCGTGGTATCGTACTCTGCTGccagaggtggagggggagttTGAGCGTGCAGTGCGTAATTCAATGTTGGAGTCGGTGATGGAGCTGAAGGAGCGTGCAAGGCGATTGGACAGGAAGGCGCTGGTCCAACGGCTGCTGGAGCTGTACGGCTGTCACCTGCAGAGCTACATGACGGCACGGCAGATACAGTCAACGCACAGGGAGGTTTTCAGCCTGTGGCAGCTTTACAGTGAAGTAGATGCTCCTCACCCAGCTGTGAGCAGTGAAGCCGTTGAGCTCAGGTACTCCAGAGCTCTGGTTAACCTCGTCTTACATGTGCTTGTTCCGTACCCTCAGATGGAGACCAGGACTGGAGGTTACATGGTTACAGAACTCATCACCTGCAATGTTCTGTTGCCGCTCATTAGCAGAGTGTCGGATCCTGACTGGCTGAACCAAACCATTGTAGAAATAATCACCAGGTCAAAAGAACCACAGGATGAGCTCCCGACAGCTGCACTGTACAGGTGTCAAATCCAGCAGGACTCCTGGACCACCTGCAGGTCACTGTCTTCTTCTGAACAAGCAGGTCTCTCCAGCATAAGCTCGTCGGAGCTTGAAGATCAACAGAGCCTCAGTCTGACCAATGATCAGGACTCCTCACAGAGCAGCCTGGTCAGCCTGACATCTATGGACAAATTAGAAAGTTGCCACGCAGGTTTACTCACACCATGCAAAGTGAGCTGCTGTACTCTCCCCTCTGCTCATTACTCCCAGTCGTCCGAGTCCAAAATGATTTCACTGGAGTCTCTGATTCAGTCTGATTCAGAAGAGGACCTGACAGGAGGCTTTTTTGACTGTGGTCCTCCAACAAACTTCTGCAGCGTGAGCCCCTTGAGGGACGACGAGGCCTTCGGCTGCTTTGGACATCTGAAAAATCTTGGGCCAAAGGTGGTTATGCCTGAGGACTCCCAGTGGCCGGCGGGTATAGCCCAAGAGAAATCCCCGTCTTGTTCTCCGAAAAGACTTAACTCCTACAACTCTGATTCGCCCAACAACCAAGCTGCACCTGTGCATGTCCAGAATGTACAAATTTCTGGTACAGTCGCAGCGAAGGAGCTGCGTGGCACAGGCGCACATCCCTATACTCTCTACACTGTGAAG TTTGAGACATTGGCTGAGGCAGAATGCGCTGCGTCTCTGCAGTCTGCAGCCTCTCACACTGTCAACCGCAGGTACAGCGAGTTCCTCAACTTGCAGACACGTTTGGAGGAGAAGCCTGAAGTCAAGAAATTAATCAAGA ATGTCAAAGGCCCAAAGAAAATGTTCCCCGACCTTTCGTTTGGAAATGCAGACAGCGAGAGGGTCGAGGCCCGTAAAAGCCAACTGGATACGTTCCTTAGA CAACTGAACAACATTCCTGAGACGGCCAACAGTGAGGACATGCAGGAGTTCCTGGCTGTAAACACAGATGTTTGCACATATTTTGGAAGGAAACCTTTTGCCAAGTCCAGAATTGATAAG ATGATGGAAAATGCTCTTGACACGTTGAAGACAGCGTTTCCTTATCCTGAGTCCCTCAGTCCAACAGAGGAGTTTGAGGGAGACACTGATGTAAGAACACTGGACCACAGAAAGTCCAG GAGATCTATGTTCCAGAGCAAAATTTCCCCATCTCTCAACATTCCTGACCTACACCCGAAAGTGACGTACTGCTTTAGTGAAGGCAGCCCT GTCCTGAATGGTATGACGCTGTCGGGCCTGGAGAACTTTGTCACAGAGCAGGAAAGACTGTTATGTGGGCAGAATGAGAAAGAGGCAGCCAGACAGAGCAGTGGGCAGCCGGCCAAAGACAGGAGGACTTCAGGGAAAAGTCACGGCACAG ACACAGCTGTCGCAGATGTTGTTTTGAACATCCTGTGTCTGCTGATGAAGGACCAGTGGAGTTGGCTGTGCACTGAGAACATTCAGAAGACCATCAGACTGCTCTTTGGCACCTTCATTGAGAG ATGGTTGGACGTAGGAGTTGCCCACCTTACCAGTGCCCCCTGCTGGGTGATTTACCTGCAAGTGTTGCAGGAAGCTGTGTGGCCAGGGGGCACGTTACCCGCTCAACCCCGGCCTGAGCGCAGCGCTGCAGAAAGAGCAGAGACTAAGGAGCAATGTCTGGACTGTCTCGTGCAGCTGCTCCCAG AGCTCATCACTGACATGCTGGGCAATGAGAAGTACAGACTGAGTTTGGAGACCATGCTGGAATCTTTACAGGACCATCAGATAAACAA GCATCTGATCTACTGCATCTGTGACCTTCTGCTGGAGTTTCTGATCCCTGAGTCGTGTGACGAGGCCTTCCAGAggtctctgctgcagagcctggccaaagacacagagaaggaCAGTCCTCACTGA
- the snx19a gene encoding sorting nexin-19a isoform X3, whose protein sequence is MPSSKSSDHWTLSELLGQRRLLGLGALLAWLFLFHLLVNVWLLCIFTSLLVVLGGWLGSRAVLDANSLLHLEHFLPLGGIHAPLCSPEHEWRLNHEIDSAVHKAVRDFVSSWYRTLLPEVEGEFERAVRNSMLESVMELKERARRLDRKALVQRLLELYGCHLQSYMTARQIQSTHREVFSLWQLYSEVDAPHPAVSSEAVELRYSRALVNLVLHVLVPYPQMETRTGGYMVTELITCNVLLPLISRVSDPDWLNQTIVEIITRSKEPQDELPTAALYRCQIQQDSWTTCRSLSSSEQAGLSSISSSELEDQQSLSLTNDQDSSQSSLVSLTSMDKLESCHAGLLTPCKVSCCTLPSAHYSQSSESKMISLESLIQSDSEEDLTGGFFDCGPPTNFCSVSPLRDDEAFGCFGHLKNLGPKVVMPEDSQWPAGIAQEKSPSCSPKRLNSYNSDSPNNQAAPVHVQNVQISGTVAAKELRGTGAHPYTLYTVKFETLAEAECAASLQSAASHTVNRRYSEFLNLQTRLEEKPEVKKLIKNVKGPKKMFPDLSFGNADSERVEARKSQLDTFLRQLNNIPETANSEDMQEFLAVNTDVCTYFGRKPFAKSRIDKMMENALDTLKTAFPYPESLSPTEEFEGDTDVRTLDHRKSSRRSMFQSKISPSLNIPDLHPKVTYCFSEGSPVLNGMTLSGLENFVTEQERLLCGQNEKEAARQSSGQPAKDRRTSGKSHGTDTAVADVVLNILCLLMKDQWSWLCTENIQKTIRLLFGTFIES, encoded by the exons ATGCCTTCCTCCAAGAGCTCCGATCACTGGACTTTATCAGAGTTACTCGGGCAGAGGAGGCTGTTAGGCCTCGGAGCTCTCCTGGCAtggctcttcctcttccacctcctcgtCAACGTTTGGCTGCTCTGCATCTTCACCAGTCTCTTAGTGGTCCTCGGGGGTTGGCTCGGGTCTCGCGCTGTGCTGGACGCAAACAGCCTCCTCCACCTGGAGCATTTCTTGCCTCTTGGCGGCATCCACGCACCGCTGTGTTCACCCGAACACGAGTGGAGGTTGAACCACGAGATCGACAGTGCCGTCCACAAAGCGGTGCGTGACTTTGTGTCCTCGTGGTATCGTACTCTGCTGccagaggtggagggggagttTGAGCGTGCAGTGCGTAATTCAATGTTGGAGTCGGTGATGGAGCTGAAGGAGCGTGCAAGGCGATTGGACAGGAAGGCGCTGGTCCAACGGCTGCTGGAGCTGTACGGCTGTCACCTGCAGAGCTACATGACGGCACGGCAGATACAGTCAACGCACAGGGAGGTTTTCAGCCTGTGGCAGCTTTACAGTGAAGTAGATGCTCCTCACCCAGCTGTGAGCAGTGAAGCCGTTGAGCTCAGGTACTCCAGAGCTCTGGTTAACCTCGTCTTACATGTGCTTGTTCCGTACCCTCAGATGGAGACCAGGACTGGAGGTTACATGGTTACAGAACTCATCACCTGCAATGTTCTGTTGCCGCTCATTAGCAGAGTGTCGGATCCTGACTGGCTGAACCAAACCATTGTAGAAATAATCACCAGGTCAAAAGAACCACAGGATGAGCTCCCGACAGCTGCACTGTACAGGTGTCAAATCCAGCAGGACTCCTGGACCACCTGCAGGTCACTGTCTTCTTCTGAACAAGCAGGTCTCTCCAGCATAAGCTCGTCGGAGCTTGAAGATCAACAGAGCCTCAGTCTGACCAATGATCAGGACTCCTCACAGAGCAGCCTGGTCAGCCTGACATCTATGGACAAATTAGAAAGTTGCCACGCAGGTTTACTCACACCATGCAAAGTGAGCTGCTGTACTCTCCCCTCTGCTCATTACTCCCAGTCGTCCGAGTCCAAAATGATTTCACTGGAGTCTCTGATTCAGTCTGATTCAGAAGAGGACCTGACAGGAGGCTTTTTTGACTGTGGTCCTCCAACAAACTTCTGCAGCGTGAGCCCCTTGAGGGACGACGAGGCCTTCGGCTGCTTTGGACATCTGAAAAATCTTGGGCCAAAGGTGGTTATGCCTGAGGACTCCCAGTGGCCGGCGGGTATAGCCCAAGAGAAATCCCCGTCTTGTTCTCCGAAAAGACTTAACTCCTACAACTCTGATTCGCCCAACAACCAAGCTGCACCTGTGCATGTCCAGAATGTACAAATTTCTGGTACAGTCGCAGCGAAGGAGCTGCGTGGCACAGGCGCACATCCCTATACTCTCTACACTGTGAAG TTTGAGACATTGGCTGAGGCAGAATGCGCTGCGTCTCTGCAGTCTGCAGCCTCTCACACTGTCAACCGCAGGTACAGCGAGTTCCTCAACTTGCAGACACGTTTGGAGGAGAAGCCTGAAGTCAAGAAATTAATCAAGA ATGTCAAAGGCCCAAAGAAAATGTTCCCCGACCTTTCGTTTGGAAATGCAGACAGCGAGAGGGTCGAGGCCCGTAAAAGCCAACTGGATACGTTCCTTAGA CAACTGAACAACATTCCTGAGACGGCCAACAGTGAGGACATGCAGGAGTTCCTGGCTGTAAACACAGATGTTTGCACATATTTTGGAAGGAAACCTTTTGCCAAGTCCAGAATTGATAAG ATGATGGAAAATGCTCTTGACACGTTGAAGACAGCGTTTCCTTATCCTGAGTCCCTCAGTCCAACAGAGGAGTTTGAGGGAGACACTGATGTAAGAACACTGGACCACAGAAAGTCCAG CAGGAGATCTATGTTCCAGAGCAAAATTTCCCCATCTCTCAACATTCCTGACCTACACCCGAAAGTGACGTACTGCTTTAGTGAAGGCAGCCCT GTCCTGAATGGTATGACGCTGTCGGGCCTGGAGAACTTTGTCACAGAGCAGGAAAGACTGTTATGTGGGCAGAATGAGAAAGAGGCAGCCAGACAGAGCAGTGGGCAGCCGGCCAAAGACAGGAGGACTTCAGGGAAAAGTCACGGCACAG ACACAGCTGTCGCAGATGTTGTTTTGAACATCCTGTGTCTGCTGATGAAGGACCAGTGGAGTTGGCTGTGCACTGAGAACATTCAGAAGACCATCAGACTGCTCTTTGGCACCTTCATTGAGAG ctgA
- the snx19a gene encoding sorting nexin-19a isoform X1, with the protein MPSSKSSDHWTLSELLGQRRLLGLGALLAWLFLFHLLVNVWLLCIFTSLLVVLGGWLGSRAVLDANSLLHLEHFLPLGGIHAPLCSPEHEWRLNHEIDSAVHKAVRDFVSSWYRTLLPEVEGEFERAVRNSMLESVMELKERARRLDRKALVQRLLELYGCHLQSYMTARQIQSTHREVFSLWQLYSEVDAPHPAVSSEAVELRYSRALVNLVLHVLVPYPQMETRTGGYMVTELITCNVLLPLISRVSDPDWLNQTIVEIITRSKEPQDELPTAALYRCQIQQDSWTTCRSLSSSEQAGLSSISSSELEDQQSLSLTNDQDSSQSSLVSLTSMDKLESCHAGLLTPCKVSCCTLPSAHYSQSSESKMISLESLIQSDSEEDLTGGFFDCGPPTNFCSVSPLRDDEAFGCFGHLKNLGPKVVMPEDSQWPAGIAQEKSPSCSPKRLNSYNSDSPNNQAAPVHVQNVQISGTVAAKELRGTGAHPYTLYTVKFETLAEAECAASLQSAASHTVNRRYSEFLNLQTRLEEKPEVKKLIKNVKGPKKMFPDLSFGNADSERVEARKSQLDTFLRQLNNIPETANSEDMQEFLAVNTDVCTYFGRKPFAKSRIDKMMENALDTLKTAFPYPESLSPTEEFEGDTDVRTLDHRKSSRRSMFQSKISPSLNIPDLHPKVTYCFSEGSPVLNGMTLSGLENFVTEQERLLCGQNEKEAARQSSGQPAKDRRTSGKSHGTDTAVADVVLNILCLLMKDQWSWLCTENIQKTIRLLFGTFIERWLDVGVAHLTSAPCWVIYLQVLQEAVWPGGTLPAQPRPERSAAERAETKEQCLDCLVQLLPELITDMLGNEKYRLSLETMLESLQDHQINKHLIYCICDLLLEFLIPESCDEAFQRSLLQSLAKDTEKDSPH; encoded by the exons ATGCCTTCCTCCAAGAGCTCCGATCACTGGACTTTATCAGAGTTACTCGGGCAGAGGAGGCTGTTAGGCCTCGGAGCTCTCCTGGCAtggctcttcctcttccacctcctcgtCAACGTTTGGCTGCTCTGCATCTTCACCAGTCTCTTAGTGGTCCTCGGGGGTTGGCTCGGGTCTCGCGCTGTGCTGGACGCAAACAGCCTCCTCCACCTGGAGCATTTCTTGCCTCTTGGCGGCATCCACGCACCGCTGTGTTCACCCGAACACGAGTGGAGGTTGAACCACGAGATCGACAGTGCCGTCCACAAAGCGGTGCGTGACTTTGTGTCCTCGTGGTATCGTACTCTGCTGccagaggtggagggggagttTGAGCGTGCAGTGCGTAATTCAATGTTGGAGTCGGTGATGGAGCTGAAGGAGCGTGCAAGGCGATTGGACAGGAAGGCGCTGGTCCAACGGCTGCTGGAGCTGTACGGCTGTCACCTGCAGAGCTACATGACGGCACGGCAGATACAGTCAACGCACAGGGAGGTTTTCAGCCTGTGGCAGCTTTACAGTGAAGTAGATGCTCCTCACCCAGCTGTGAGCAGTGAAGCCGTTGAGCTCAGGTACTCCAGAGCTCTGGTTAACCTCGTCTTACATGTGCTTGTTCCGTACCCTCAGATGGAGACCAGGACTGGAGGTTACATGGTTACAGAACTCATCACCTGCAATGTTCTGTTGCCGCTCATTAGCAGAGTGTCGGATCCTGACTGGCTGAACCAAACCATTGTAGAAATAATCACCAGGTCAAAAGAACCACAGGATGAGCTCCCGACAGCTGCACTGTACAGGTGTCAAATCCAGCAGGACTCCTGGACCACCTGCAGGTCACTGTCTTCTTCTGAACAAGCAGGTCTCTCCAGCATAAGCTCGTCGGAGCTTGAAGATCAACAGAGCCTCAGTCTGACCAATGATCAGGACTCCTCACAGAGCAGCCTGGTCAGCCTGACATCTATGGACAAATTAGAAAGTTGCCACGCAGGTTTACTCACACCATGCAAAGTGAGCTGCTGTACTCTCCCCTCTGCTCATTACTCCCAGTCGTCCGAGTCCAAAATGATTTCACTGGAGTCTCTGATTCAGTCTGATTCAGAAGAGGACCTGACAGGAGGCTTTTTTGACTGTGGTCCTCCAACAAACTTCTGCAGCGTGAGCCCCTTGAGGGACGACGAGGCCTTCGGCTGCTTTGGACATCTGAAAAATCTTGGGCCAAAGGTGGTTATGCCTGAGGACTCCCAGTGGCCGGCGGGTATAGCCCAAGAGAAATCCCCGTCTTGTTCTCCGAAAAGACTTAACTCCTACAACTCTGATTCGCCCAACAACCAAGCTGCACCTGTGCATGTCCAGAATGTACAAATTTCTGGTACAGTCGCAGCGAAGGAGCTGCGTGGCACAGGCGCACATCCCTATACTCTCTACACTGTGAAG TTTGAGACATTGGCTGAGGCAGAATGCGCTGCGTCTCTGCAGTCTGCAGCCTCTCACACTGTCAACCGCAGGTACAGCGAGTTCCTCAACTTGCAGACACGTTTGGAGGAGAAGCCTGAAGTCAAGAAATTAATCAAGA ATGTCAAAGGCCCAAAGAAAATGTTCCCCGACCTTTCGTTTGGAAATGCAGACAGCGAGAGGGTCGAGGCCCGTAAAAGCCAACTGGATACGTTCCTTAGA CAACTGAACAACATTCCTGAGACGGCCAACAGTGAGGACATGCAGGAGTTCCTGGCTGTAAACACAGATGTTTGCACATATTTTGGAAGGAAACCTTTTGCCAAGTCCAGAATTGATAAG ATGATGGAAAATGCTCTTGACACGTTGAAGACAGCGTTTCCTTATCCTGAGTCCCTCAGTCCAACAGAGGAGTTTGAGGGAGACACTGATGTAAGAACACTGGACCACAGAAAGTCCAG CAGGAGATCTATGTTCCAGAGCAAAATTTCCCCATCTCTCAACATTCCTGACCTACACCCGAAAGTGACGTACTGCTTTAGTGAAGGCAGCCCT GTCCTGAATGGTATGACGCTGTCGGGCCTGGAGAACTTTGTCACAGAGCAGGAAAGACTGTTATGTGGGCAGAATGAGAAAGAGGCAGCCAGACAGAGCAGTGGGCAGCCGGCCAAAGACAGGAGGACTTCAGGGAAAAGTCACGGCACAG ACACAGCTGTCGCAGATGTTGTTTTGAACATCCTGTGTCTGCTGATGAAGGACCAGTGGAGTTGGCTGTGCACTGAGAACATTCAGAAGACCATCAGACTGCTCTTTGGCACCTTCATTGAGAG ATGGTTGGACGTAGGAGTTGCCCACCTTACCAGTGCCCCCTGCTGGGTGATTTACCTGCAAGTGTTGCAGGAAGCTGTGTGGCCAGGGGGCACGTTACCCGCTCAACCCCGGCCTGAGCGCAGCGCTGCAGAAAGAGCAGAGACTAAGGAGCAATGTCTGGACTGTCTCGTGCAGCTGCTCCCAG AGCTCATCACTGACATGCTGGGCAATGAGAAGTACAGACTGAGTTTGGAGACCATGCTGGAATCTTTACAGGACCATCAGATAAACAA GCATCTGATCTACTGCATCTGTGACCTTCTGCTGGAGTTTCTGATCCCTGAGTCGTGTGACGAGGCCTTCCAGAggtctctgctgcagagcctggccaaagacacagagaaggaCAGTCCTCACTGA